A single genomic interval of Saccharospirillum mangrovi harbors:
- a CDS encoding AraC family transcriptional regulator: MPVRLNTAPNLRGFERRLPSPALAPYVQNIWWLSIDNWQQQTTQYLYADGGSGIIVNLAAPLRVNGVDVSQPALASGPVMHSTQLQFGRRVQLVGIRFQPGMGQPFFGVGLDELQFEDAVPGLSLALLAEQLSECADRNQQHRLIEQALLDRLQRSAFKPGPVHTLLSQISNAAGAVPLANLLAAVPLSQRQLERQFKWLVGVSPKQYSRIQRVGRARWQLKQSETVSLLDVAYSSGYFDQAHFIHDFKAVLGLTPGQYLNRIRLGR; the protein is encoded by the coding sequence TTGCCGGTTCGCCTGAACACCGCCCCCAATTTGCGAGGCTTTGAACGCCGGCTGCCATCGCCGGCGTTGGCGCCCTATGTGCAAAATATCTGGTGGTTGAGCATCGACAACTGGCAACAACAAACCACTCAGTATCTGTACGCCGATGGCGGCAGTGGCATCATTGTTAATCTGGCGGCACCGCTGCGGGTGAACGGCGTTGATGTTAGCCAACCGGCTTTAGCCAGCGGCCCGGTAATGCACAGCACGCAGCTTCAGTTTGGACGGCGGGTACAACTGGTAGGCATTCGCTTCCAGCCGGGCATGGGGCAGCCATTTTTCGGCGTGGGTTTGGATGAATTGCAATTCGAAGACGCCGTGCCCGGCCTGTCGTTGGCGTTATTGGCCGAACAACTCAGCGAATGCGCCGACCGCAATCAACAACACCGGCTGATCGAACAAGCACTGCTGGACCGGCTACAACGGTCTGCGTTCAAACCCGGCCCGGTGCATACGTTACTGAGCCAGATCAGCAACGCAGCCGGTGCGGTTCCGTTGGCGAACCTGCTGGCAGCGGTGCCGTTGAGCCAGCGCCAACTGGAACGACAATTCAAATGGCTGGTCGGCGTATCGCCCAAACAATACAGCCGCATTCAACGCGTCGGCCGCGCCCGCTGGCAGTTGAAGCAGTCGGAGACTGTGTCGTTGCTGGATGTCGCCTATTCATCCGGCTACTTCGATCAGGCGCATTTTATTCACGACTTCAAAGCGGTACTCGGTTTGACGCCGGGGCAGTATTTGAATCGTATTCGGTTGGGTAGGTAG
- a CDS encoding response regulator — MVALILIVEDETKLAQVVRDYLHRDGYDTHLCHRGDEVLPWLNEHQPDLILLDLMLPGTDGLTLCREIRKTQTTPIIMTTARVEEIDRLLGLELGADDYVCKPYSPREVVARVKAVLRRSQLNQGINSDDGRTLVLPENANEVRYGDRKVELTALEARLLAELMKHPGRIHSRDQLMDAIYPDRRLVSDRTIDSHIKNLRRKLHLLAPEEEFVRSVYGAGYKYE; from the coding sequence ATGGTCGCGCTGATTCTGATCGTCGAAGACGAAACCAAACTGGCGCAGGTAGTGCGCGACTATCTGCACCGCGACGGCTACGACACCCATCTGTGCCATCGCGGCGACGAAGTGCTGCCCTGGCTGAACGAGCACCAGCCGGACCTGATCCTGCTCGATTTAATGCTGCCCGGCACCGACGGCCTGACGCTGTGCCGGGAGATTCGCAAAACCCAAACCACGCCGATCATCATGACCACCGCCCGCGTCGAAGAAATCGACCGCCTGCTCGGCCTGGAGCTGGGCGCCGACGATTACGTCTGCAAACCCTACAGCCCGCGCGAAGTGGTGGCGCGGGTGAAAGCCGTGTTGCGTCGCAGCCAACTGAACCAGGGCATCAACAGCGACGACGGCCGCACGCTGGTGTTGCCGGAAAACGCCAATGAAGTCCGCTACGGCGACCGCAAAGTGGAACTCACCGCACTGGAAGCGCGCCTGCTGGCGGAACTGATGAAACACCCCGGCCGCATTCATTCACGCGACCAACTGATGGACGCCATCTACCCGGACCGCCGTCTGGTCAGCGACCGCACCATCGACAGCCACATCAAAAACCTGCGCCGCAAACTGCACTTGCTGGCACCGGAAGAAGAGTTCGTGCGCTCGGTCTACGGCGCTGGTTACAAATACGAATAG
- a CDS encoding ATP-binding protein, translating into MRIRLRYQVLAVILLANALLTMAIVIANNQAFSASFAAYQQAVQAKRLAPLIEALAEEHALEGGWQHIDSMRWSNLVKPFLFGRRDGEPSGRRSFDNPRFPGPPLQLRDANGATIAGPPFLAEFSTWLPIENTNGERIGELGIPTSLRLTGEFDRVFADQQRRQLRWIALIALLLSVAVALPFAAVLTRPIGRLQRATHRLASGDYDTQIAVSGSDELADLARDFNHLARTLAQNLNARQRWIADISHELRTPIAVLRAELEAIQDGVREPNAETLASLYQEIERLSALVEDLHELSLSDAGALSYRREPLELGHLVEDVLSQHSAAFERAGLTLDYRPSETPLLIDADSHRLTQLLSNLAQNSLRYTDAPGQVKVRLSRQGPWAQLEWSDSSPGVPAEALPKLFDRLYRVEESRNRASGGSGLGLAIVHNVVTAHQGQVEAKPSPLGGLTLIVQLPLRKS; encoded by the coding sequence ATGCGCATTCGACTCCGCTACCAAGTTCTGGCGGTCATTCTATTAGCCAACGCTCTGTTAACGATGGCCATCGTCATCGCCAACAACCAGGCATTCAGCGCCAGCTTCGCCGCCTACCAGCAAGCCGTGCAGGCCAAACGGCTGGCGCCGCTGATTGAAGCGCTGGCCGAAGAACACGCCCTTGAAGGCGGCTGGCAACACATCGATTCGATGCGTTGGTCGAATCTGGTCAAACCCTTTTTGTTTGGCCGCCGCGACGGCGAACCGAGTGGCCGACGCAGTTTCGATAACCCGCGCTTTCCTGGCCCACCGTTGCAATTGCGCGACGCCAACGGCGCCACCATTGCCGGGCCACCGTTTTTAGCCGAGTTCTCCACCTGGCTGCCGATTGAAAACACCAACGGCGAACGCATCGGCGAATTGGGCATTCCCACCAGCCTGCGTTTGACCGGCGAATTCGACCGCGTTTTCGCCGACCAGCAACGCCGCCAATTGCGTTGGATAGCACTAATTGCGCTGCTGCTTTCGGTCGCCGTCGCGTTGCCATTTGCAGCCGTTTTAACGCGTCCCATTGGCCGGCTACAACGCGCCACCCATCGGCTCGCCAGTGGCGATTACGATACCCAGATCGCCGTATCCGGCAGCGATGAACTGGCGGATTTAGCGCGCGACTTTAACCATCTGGCGCGCACACTGGCGCAGAACCTCAACGCCCGGCAACGCTGGATCGCCGATATTTCGCACGAACTGCGCACGCCCATCGCCGTGCTGCGTGCCGAGCTGGAAGCCATTCAGGACGGCGTGCGCGAACCCAATGCCGAAACGCTGGCGTCGTTGTATCAGGAAATCGAACGGCTCAGCGCGCTGGTGGAAGACTTGCACGAATTGTCCTTGTCCGACGCCGGCGCGCTCAGTTACCGGCGCGAACCATTGGAGCTGGGCCATCTGGTTGAAGACGTGCTCAGCCAGCACAGCGCGGCGTTCGAACGTGCCGGATTAACGCTGGACTATCGCCCCTCCGAAACGCCGCTATTGATCGACGCCGACAGCCACCGGCTGACGCAATTGCTCAGCAACCTGGCGCAAAACTCGCTGCGCTACACCGACGCACCGGGGCAGGTAAAAGTGCGCTTATCGCGCCAGGGCCCTTGGGCGCAATTGGAATGGTCCGACTCCAGCCCGGGCGTGCCGGCCGAGGCTTTGCCGAAATTGTTTGATCGGCTATACCGCGTTGAAGAATCGCGCAACCGCGCCAGCGGCGGTTCCGGTTTGGGGTTGGCGATTGTGCACAACGTCGTCACCGCGCATCAGGGCCAGGTCGAAGCGAAGCCATCGCCGCTCGGCGGGCTGACGCTGATCGTGCAATTGCCGTTGAGGAAAAGCTGA
- the chrA gene encoding chromate efflux transporter codes for MPGRLRIGFEIFARFLLLGCVSFGGPAAHLGYFRRTFVQRLEWLDDAGYARWVALAQFLPGPASSQVGFAIGLQRGGLIGALLAFVGFTAPSFVLMTALAIGSRQWLDAAWLPGLVSGLKWLALVVVADAVIGLYQAFCRRALTQAIALVSAAWVLLTPWVWSQPVVLLVMALLGARFLVVDTQSTEAGSGRIAWWPLGLFVVLAIVLCLPLNELDPVRPFFTTGSLVFGGGHVVLPLLQSGVGEALSPDRFLFGYASAQAMPGPLFTLAAFLGAELRPDQPWLGALLATGAIFLPGFLLLLALVHVWQRLAARPKLAGALAAVNAAVVGLLLAALYQPVFVSAIDGAQALALAMLGLVALRWLRCPVLLLVAVSAGLGLLGWV; via the coding sequence ATGCCGGGCAGGCTTCGCATCGGGTTCGAGATATTCGCGCGGTTTTTGTTGCTCGGCTGTGTCAGCTTCGGCGGGCCGGCGGCGCATCTGGGGTATTTCCGTCGCACCTTTGTTCAGCGTCTGGAATGGCTCGACGATGCCGGCTACGCGCGTTGGGTTGCGTTGGCGCAGTTTCTGCCCGGCCCGGCGTCGAGCCAGGTGGGTTTTGCCATCGGTTTGCAACGTGGCGGGCTGATCGGTGCCTTGCTGGCGTTTGTCGGTTTTACCGCGCCGTCGTTTGTGTTGATGACGGCCCTGGCAATTGGCAGTCGCCAATGGCTGGATGCGGCCTGGCTGCCGGGTTTGGTCAGTGGTTTGAAATGGCTGGCGCTGGTGGTGGTCGCCGATGCGGTGATCGGTCTGTATCAAGCGTTTTGCCGGCGCGCTTTGACACAGGCGATAGCACTCGTCAGTGCCGCCTGGGTGCTGTTGACGCCCTGGGTTTGGAGTCAGCCTGTTGTCTTGTTGGTGATGGCGCTGTTGGGCGCGCGCTTTCTGGTCGTGGACACCCAGTCGACGGAAGCCGGTTCGGGCCGGATCGCCTGGTGGCCGCTGGGGCTGTTTGTGGTGCTGGCGATAGTGCTTTGTTTGCCGCTGAACGAGCTGGACCCGGTGCGGCCTTTCTTTACCACCGGCAGCCTGGTGTTCGGCGGCGGCCATGTGGTGTTGCCGTTGTTGCAGTCGGGCGTGGGCGAAGCATTGTCGCCGGATCGGTTTCTGTTCGGCTATGCCAGCGCTCAGGCGATGCCCGGTCCGTTGTTTACGCTGGCGGCGTTTCTCGGGGCGGAATTGCGACCGGACCAACCCTGGCTTGGGGCGTTGCTGGCAACCGGCGCCATCTTTTTACCCGGCTTTCTATTGCTGCTGGCTTTGGTCCATGTCTGGCAGCGGTTAGCCGCCCGTCCGAAACTGGCCGGCGCCTTGGCGGCGGTGAATGCCGCCGTGGTGGGTTTGTTGCTGGCGGCGCTGTATCAGCCGGTGTTTGTGTCGGCCATCGATGGTGCTCAAGCACTGGCGTTGGCGATGCTGGGGTTGGTGGCCTTGCGCTGGTTGCGCTGCCCGGTGTTGCTGCTGGTGGCGGTTTCGGCAGGCCTGGGTCTGCTGGGTTGGGTGTGA
- a CDS encoding bifunctional 2',3'-cyclic-nucleotide 2'-phosphodiesterase/3'-nucleotidase: MKTLKTGLAVLAGLGCAGAASAASAATVELRLMETTDIHMHLVDYDYYSDRTNVTVGLARTTALVNQSRMEATNSVLVDNGDLIQGNPLGDYVAKGRELKDGDIHPAFKAMNLLDYDVGNIGNHEFNYGLDFLQRSLAGAEFPYVSSNVVVDDGDNDSSNDQPYFQPYIILDKTVADTTGQLHRLRIGYIGFTPPQIMVWDQDNLTGRVQSRDIVESAEKYIPQMKAEGADIIVAIPHSGISASAREGRDENASRYLAEVDGIDAIMFGHSHRVFPGPGYDGIEGVDAQAGTLFGVPSVMPGFWGSHLGIIDLTLEGENGDWTVVASRAEAQPIYERRDGETVALVDAVPEIVRAVKADHEGTLSYMAQRVGETSANINSYFALVQDDPSIQIVNNAQRWYVEQIVAGTEYAGVPILSAAAPFKAGGRGGANYYTEVPAGPIALKNVADLYIYPNDLKVVELTGEQVVEWLERAAGQFNTIDPSAGGEQPLVNDAFPSYNFDVIDGLSYRIDVTVPPRYSAEGDLVGSAAHRIVDVRFNGAALNPQQRFLVATNNYRAGGGGSFPGLDGSTVVIDAPDKNRDVIANYLLTQGTFNPSADGNWQFADWGNAEVVFETSPQAQRLAPAQVMPVRQLDTGFVLYRFD, from the coding sequence ATGAAGACATTGAAAACAGGACTTGCTGTGCTCGCCGGTCTCGGCTGCGCTGGCGCTGCAAGCGCTGCAAGCGCTGCAACGGTGGAGTTGCGGCTGATGGAAACCACCGACATTCACATGCATCTGGTCGATTACGACTACTATTCCGACCGCACCAATGTGACGGTGGGTCTGGCGCGCACCACGGCGCTGGTGAACCAGTCGCGCATGGAAGCGACCAATTCGGTGTTGGTCGATAACGGTGACTTGATTCAGGGCAACCCGCTGGGCGATTACGTCGCCAAAGGTCGTGAGCTGAAAGACGGCGATATCCACCCCGCTTTCAAAGCCATGAACCTGCTCGACTACGACGTCGGCAACATCGGTAACCATGAATTCAATTACGGTCTGGATTTTCTCCAGCGTTCGCTGGCCGGTGCGGAGTTCCCGTATGTGTCATCCAACGTTGTTGTTGACGATGGCGATAACGATTCGAGCAACGACCAACCCTACTTCCAGCCGTACATCATTCTCGACAAGACCGTAGCCGACACCACCGGCCAGTTGCACCGGCTGCGAATCGGCTACATCGGCTTCACGCCGCCGCAAATCATGGTGTGGGATCAGGACAACCTGACCGGCCGCGTGCAGTCGCGCGACATCGTTGAAAGCGCCGAGAAATACATTCCGCAGATGAAGGCCGAAGGTGCCGACATTATTGTCGCCATTCCGCACTCCGGCATCAGCGCCAGCGCGCGCGAAGGCCGCGACGAAAACGCCAGTCGTTATCTGGCCGAAGTGGATGGCATCGACGCCATCATGTTCGGCCACTCGCACCGCGTTTTCCCAGGTCCGGGTTACGACGGCATTGAAGGCGTCGATGCGCAGGCCGGCACACTCTTCGGCGTGCCATCGGTTATGCCCGGTTTCTGGGGCAGCCATCTGGGCATCATCGATTTGACGCTGGAAGGCGAGAACGGCGATTGGACCGTCGTCGCCAGCCGCGCCGAAGCGCAGCCGATTTATGAGCGCCGCGATGGCGAAACCGTTGCCCTGGTCGATGCCGTGCCGGAAATCGTGCGCGCGGTGAAAGCCGACCACGAAGGCACGCTGAGTTACATGGCGCAGCGCGTCGGCGAAACCTCCGCCAACATCAATTCCTACTTCGCCCTGGTGCAGGACGATCCGTCGATTCAGATCGTCAACAACGCCCAGCGTTGGTACGTCGAACAAATCGTCGCGGGTACTGAATACGCCGGTGTGCCGATTCTGTCGGCCGCCGCGCCGTTCAAAGCCGGTGGCCGTGGCGGTGCGAACTACTACACCGAAGTGCCGGCCGGCCCGATTGCGCTGAAAAACGTAGCCGACCTTTATATCTATCCGAACGATCTGAAAGTGGTCGAACTGACCGGTGAACAAGTGGTCGAATGGCTGGAACGCGCCGCCGGCCAGTTCAACACCATCGATCCGAGTGCGGGCGGCGAACAGCCGTTGGTGAACGACGCCTTCCCAAGCTACAACTTCGACGTTATTGACGGCTTGAGTTATCGCATCGATGTCACCGTGCCGCCGCGTTACAGCGCCGAGGGCGATTTGGTCGGCAGCGCCGCGCACCGGATTGTTGATGTGCGTTTCAACGGCGCCGCGCTGAACCCGCAACAGCGGTTCCTGGTCGCGACCAACAACTATCGCGCCGGTGGTGGCGGTTCCTTCCCGGGCCTGGACGGTTCAACCGTGGTGATCGATGCGCCGGACAAAAACCGCGATGTGATTGCCAACTATCTGCTGACGCAAGGCACCTTTAACCCCTCTGCCGATGGCAACTGGCAGTTTGCCGACTGGGGCAACGCCGAGGTGGTGTTCGAAACCTCGCCGCAAGCGCAGCGGCTGGCACCCGCTCAGGTGATGCCGGTGCGCCAGTTGGACACCGGCTTTGTGCTGTACCGTTTCGACTGA
- a CDS encoding helix-turn-helix domain-containing protein, translated as MNPTDDADRDAVESVDFNEIEWQFNENVGAFLAQVRHMNQQKIPALMKALSVSKKTYLEMEKGKRQYRMHIIAWWSFVMGLSPLHILAQSDYFGHLPIGDYRNIRQIKLALLLQRVPSTVAMDALQRLIDDCPRNIHRDIDRSMHISIDEMEDARRFLYSADYYSMIADAMRRFIDQNGLTRREFADFLKVTQRTVRRILNGEVALNYSYYARFYLSTGVYPLKVVEEPAYMRVRLKLEQRFFLINDLIAGYGSQPERLDDALLELGDQPVDAYWRSLFTQP; from the coding sequence ATGAATCCAACTGATGACGCCGACCGCGATGCGGTTGAGAGCGTTGATTTCAACGAAATTGAATGGCAATTCAATGAGAACGTGGGCGCGTTTCTGGCTCAGGTTCGACACATGAACCAACAGAAAATCCCGGCTTTGATGAAGGCGTTGTCGGTTTCCAAAAAAACCTATCTGGAGATGGAAAAGGGCAAACGTCAGTACCGCATGCACATCATCGCCTGGTGGAGTTTTGTCATGGGGCTGTCGCCGTTGCACATCCTGGCGCAGTCGGACTACTTCGGCCATTTGCCGATTGGCGATTACCGCAACATCCGCCAGATCAAGCTCGCCCTGCTGTTGCAACGAGTGCCGTCGACCGTAGCGATGGACGCGCTGCAACGCCTGATCGACGACTGCCCGCGCAACATTCACCGCGACATCGATCGTTCGATGCACATCTCCATCGACGAAATGGAAGATGCGCGCCGGTTTCTGTACTCGGCCGACTACTACAGCATGATCGCCGATGCCATGCGCCGCTTTATCGATCAGAACGGTTTGACGCGGCGCGAATTCGCCGACTTTTTGAAGGTGACGCAACGCACCGTGCGCCGCATTCTGAACGGCGAGGTGGCGTTGAATTACAGCTATTACGCGCGCTTCTATTTATCGACCGGCGTCTACCCGCTGAAAGTGGTGGAAGAGCCGGCGTATATGCGGGTGCGTTTGAAGTTGGAGCAGCGCTTCTTTTTGATCAACGATCTGATTGCCGGATACGGCAGCCAGCCTGAACGTCTCGACGACGCCTTGCTGGAATTGGGCGACCAGCCGGTCGATGCCTATTGGCGGTCGCTGTTTACCCAGCCCTGA
- the dut gene encoding dUTP diphosphatase codes for MKHRLKIKKLDPRLGDSIPLPSYGTEGSAGLDLRACLDEAVTLEPGQTQLIGTGLAIYIDDPNYAAMILPRSGLGHKHGIVLGNLVGLIDSDYQGELMVSCWNRGQTSFQLEPGERLAQLVLVPVVQADFEWVDDFQATDRGAGGFGHTGRH; via the coding sequence ATGAAGCACCGCCTGAAGATCAAAAAACTCGACCCCCGCCTGGGCGATTCCATTCCGCTGCCCAGCTATGGCACCGAAGGCTCGGCCGGTCTGGATCTGCGCGCCTGCCTGGACGAAGCGGTCACGCTGGAGCCGGGGCAAACCCAATTGATCGGCACCGGCCTTGCCATTTATATCGACGATCCGAACTACGCCGCGATGATTCTGCCGCGCTCCGGCCTGGGCCATAAGCACGGCATCGTGCTGGGCAATCTGGTCGGCTTGATCGATTCGGATTATCAGGGCGAGTTGATGGTGTCGTGCTGGAATCGCGGCCAGACCAGCTTCCAGTTGGAGCCGGGTGAACGTCTGGCGCAGTTGGTGTTGGTGCCGGTGGTGCAGGCGGACTTCGAATGGGTGGACGACTTCCAGGCCACCGATCGTGGCGCCGGTGGTTTTGGTCACACCGGACGCCACTGA
- the coaBC gene encoding bifunctional phosphopantothenoylcysteine decarboxylase/phosphopantothenate--cysteine ligase CoaBC: MQTLVGKRIVVGITGGIAAYKSAELVRELIRAGAEVRVVMTEAAQEFITPLTLQALSGQPVHRSLLDEEAEMGMGHIELARWADLLLVAPATADFIARLASGMGNDLLTTLCLATRAPLALAPAMNEKMWLNPVTQANVEKLKSLQPNTLWFGPDAGQQACGDIGPGRMLEPAGLAELTARAFSPALLTGRKVVITAGPTREALDPVRYLSNHSSGKMGFALAAAAAEAGADVLLIAGPVHLPTPPRVKRLDVVSALEMNDAVQDNLAQVDLLIATAAVADYRPAEVPTQKIKKADGQSGLTLELIENPDIVANAANSPIRPSQVVAFAAETENLESFARAKLDKKNVDWVVANDVSRDDIGFGSDLNDILLVSHTRSDAFGPASKTQVARWLLEQFAAQLPPL; this comes from the coding sequence CGGTATCGCAGCCTATAAATCGGCCGAACTGGTGCGCGAATTGATTCGCGCCGGCGCCGAGGTTCGGGTGGTGATGACCGAGGCCGCTCAGGAATTCATCACGCCACTGACGCTGCAAGCCTTAAGCGGTCAGCCGGTTCACCGCAGCCTGCTCGATGAAGAAGCCGAGATGGGCATGGGCCACATCGAGCTGGCCCGCTGGGCGGATTTATTGCTGGTCGCGCCCGCCACGGCCGACTTTATTGCCCGCCTGGCTTCGGGTATGGGCAACGACTTGCTGACCACCCTGTGCCTCGCAACACGCGCGCCACTGGCGCTGGCACCGGCGATGAACGAAAAAATGTGGCTGAACCCGGTCACCCAGGCCAACGTCGAAAAACTGAAATCGCTGCAACCCAACACGCTCTGGTTCGGCCCGGATGCCGGCCAGCAAGCCTGTGGCGACATCGGCCCCGGCCGCATGCTGGAACCGGCTGGTCTGGCGGAACTGACCGCACGGGCGTTCAGCCCGGCGCTGCTGACCGGTCGCAAAGTCGTCATCACCGCCGGCCCGACACGTGAAGCGCTCGACCCGGTGCGCTATTTAAGCAACCACTCCAGCGGCAAGATGGGTTTTGCACTGGCCGCCGCCGCCGCCGAAGCCGGGGCCGACGTATTGTTAATTGCCGGCCCGGTGCACTTGCCAACGCCGCCTCGGGTGAAACGCCTCGATGTGGTGTCCGCGCTGGAAATGAACGACGCCGTTCAGGACAACTTGGCGCAAGTCGATCTTTTGATCGCCACCGCCGCCGTAGCCGACTACCGTCCGGCCGAAGTACCCACTCAGAAAATCAAGAAAGCCGACGGCCAAAGCGGTTTGACGCTGGAACTGATCGAAAACCCGGACATCGTTGCCAACGCCGCTAACAGCCCGATACGCCCGAGCCAGGTCGTCGCCTTTGCGGCAGAGACGGAAAATCTGGAAAGCTTCGCCCGCGCCAAGCTGGACAAGAAAAACGTCGATTGGGTCGTCGCCAACGATGTATCGCGCGACGACATCGGTTTCGGCAGCGACCTGAACGACATCCTGCTGGTCAGCCACACGCGCAGCGACGCCTTTGGCCCGGCCAGCAAGACACAGGTCGCGCGCTGGCTGCTGGAACAATTCGCCGCACAACTGCCACCTTTATAA